From a region of the Notolabrus celidotus isolate fNotCel1 chromosome 14, fNotCel1.pri, whole genome shotgun sequence genome:
- the cab39 gene encoding LOW QUALITY PROTEIN: calcium-binding protein 39 (The sequence of the model RefSeq protein was modified relative to this genomic sequence to represent the inferred CDS: inserted 1 base in 1 codon) codes for MASAMPFPFGXSHKSPADIVKNLKDSMAVLEKHDISDKKAEKATEEVSKSLVAMKEILYGTNEKEPQTEAVAQLAQELYNSGLLSTLIADLQLIDFEGKKDVAQIFNNILRRQIGTRTPTVEYLCTQQNILFMLLKGYESPEIALNCGIMLRECIRHEPLAKITLWSEQFYDFFRYVEMSTFDIASDAFATFKDLLTRHKLLSAEFLEQHYDRFFSEYEKLLHSENYVTKRQSLKLLGELLLDRHNFTIMTKYISKPENLKLMMNLLRDKSRNIQFEAFHVFKVFVANPNKTQPILDILLKNQTKLIEFLSKFQNDRTEDEQFNDEKTYLVKQIRDLKRPAPQEA; via the exons ATGGC CTCCGCCATGCCTTTCCCCTTTG AGTCCCACAAGTCGCCGGCGGACATCGTCAAGAACCTTAAGGACAGCATGGCGGTGCTCGAGAAGCACGACATTTCGGACAAAAAGGCAGAGAAG GCCACAGAGGAGGTGTCAAAAAGCCTGGTGGCCATGAAGGAGATCCTGTACGGCACAAACGAGAAAGAGCCCCAAACAGAAGCGGTGGCCCAGCTAGCCCAAGAGCTCTACAACAGTGGCCTGCTCAGCACTCTGATAGCAGATCTGCAGCTCATCGACTTTGA AGGGAAGAAGGATGTGGCTCAGATCTTCAACAACATCCTGAGGCGTCAGATCGGCACACGGACACCCACAGTGGAATACCTGTGCACGCAGCAGAACATCCTCTTCATGCTGCTCAAAGG GTACGAGTCTCCAGAGATCGCCCTGAACTGCGGCATCATGTTGAGGGAATGCATCAGACACGAACCGCTGGCCAAAATCACGCTGTGGTCGGAGCAGTTCTACGATTTCTTCAGATACGTGGAGATGTCCACGTTCGACATCGCCTCAGACGCTTTCGCCACTTTCAAA gaCCTCCTCACAAGACACAAGCTACTGAGCGCAGAGTTCCTGGAGCAACATTATGACAGA TTCTTCAGTGAATACGAGAAGTTACTCCACTCAGAAAACTACGTGACTAAAAGGCAGTCTCTGAAG TTACTCGGGGAGTTGCTTCTCGACCGACACAATTTCACCATAATGACGAAATACATCAGCAAGCCAGAGAATCTTAAACTCATGATGAACCTGCTGAGGGACAAGAGCCGCAACATCCAGTTTGAGGCTTTCCATGTTTTCAAG gTGTTTGTGGCCAACCCGAACAAGACGCAGCCCATCCTGGACATCCTGCTGAAGAACCAGACCAAACTCATCGAGTTCCTCAGCAAGTTCCAGAACGACAGAACAGAGGACGAACAGTTCAACGACGAAAAGACTTACCTGGTCAAACAGATCCGGGACCTGAAGAGGCCTGCCCCCCAGGAGGCCTGA